In one Carettochelys insculpta isolate YL-2023 chromosome 6, ASM3395843v1, whole genome shotgun sequence genomic region, the following are encoded:
- the SLC25A29 gene encoding mitochondrial basic amino acids transporter, which produces MALDFLAGCVGGAAGVLVGHPFDTVKVRLQVQSVEKPLYRGTFHCFQSIIRHESAFGLYKGIGSPMMGLTFINALVFGVQGNTIRALGKDTPLNQFLAGSAAGAIQCVICCPMELAKTRMQLQGTGEYNLKSKNYKNSLDCLVKIYQKEGLRGINRGMVSTFLRETPSFGFYFLTYDSLTRYLGCEVEDSYIIPKLLLAGGMSGIVSWLSTYPVDVIKSRLQADGVGGVVQYNGILDCVRKSYHEEGWRVFTRGLTSTLLRAFPVNAATFATVTVFLMYMRSEENVRECDAGPAIQQPSSL; this is translated from the exons ATGGCGCTGGATTTCCTAGCGGGATGCGTTGGCG gtgctgctggggtgCTAGTAGGACATCCATTTGATACGGTTAAG GTGCGTCTTCAAGTCCAAAGCGTAGAGAAGCCTCTCTACCGTGGGACCTTCCACTGCTTTCAGTCCATAATTAGACATGAATCT gCCTTTGGACTTTATAAAGGTATTGGGTCGCCAATGATGGGACTAACCTTCATTAATGCACTTGTGTTTGGCGTTCAGGGAAACACAATTCGTGCTCTCGGAAAAGACACTCCTCTAAACCAGTTTCTTGCAGGTTCGGCAGCAGGAGCCATTCAGTGTGTTATCTGCTGCCCTATGGAGTTAGCCAAGACAAGAATGCAGCTTCAGGGAACAGGTGAATACAATCTAAAGTCAAAGAATTACAAGAATTCGCTGGACTGCTTGGTTAAAATCTACCAAAAGGAAGGTCTGAGAGGAATCAACAGGGGCATGGTTTCCACATTCCTAAGGGAGACACCAAGCTTTGGCTTTTACTTTCTGACATACGACTCTTTGACCAGATACTTAGGCTGTGAAGTGGAGGACAGTTACATCATCCCCAAACTGTTGCTGGCTGGAGGAATGTCAGGAATTGTATCCTGGCTGTCAACTTACCCTGTGGATGTGATCAAGTCCCGGCTTCAGGCAGATGGAGTTGGAGGAGTTGTTCAATACAATGGAATTCTGGACTGTGTTAGAAAAAGTTACCATGAGGAAGGTTGGAGGGTGTTCACACGGGGCCTTACTTCCACGCTTCTCCGAGCTTTTCCAGTTAACGCAGCTACTTTTGCCACTGTCACAGTGTTCCTTATGTATATGAGATCAGAAGAGAATGTACGTGAATGTGACGCAGGTCCAGCAATTCAGCAGCCTTCAAGCCTGTGA